In the Flavobacterium sp. J372 genome, one interval contains:
- a CDS encoding acetolactate decarboxylase, with product MKFMSGLVLMACLFFGSLTYSQNTKSSVIVTGAMKNVMWNGQLKGAIQLDTIANKKHLYGLGPIEGLRGEIMIIDGKCYTSYVKSSTEMKVVEDYQVKAPFFVHGYADDWKEIKLPDNVVNLKDLENYLGEVTKSTNKPFVFKLTGVADEASIHVVNLPEGAVVKNPDDAHKGQVSYKLDDEQVIVVGFYSRNHQSVFTHHDTYMHLHLITKDKAKMGHVDELKFKKGAVQLYLPK from the coding sequence ATGAAGTTTATGTCGGGTTTAGTTTTAATGGCCTGCCTTTTCTTTGGGTCGCTCACTTATTCACAAAACACAAAATCATCTGTAATTGTTACAGGTGCAATGAAAAATGTGATGTGGAACGGGCAGCTGAAAGGCGCAATACAGCTTGACACCATAGCAAACAAAAAACATCTTTATGGTCTGGGCCCGATAGAAGGCCTTCGGGGTGAAATCATGATCATTGACGGAAAGTGCTATACATCATATGTAAAATCTTCCACCGAAATGAAAGTGGTTGAAGATTACCAGGTAAAAGCGCCATTTTTTGTTCACGGATATGCTGATGATTGGAAAGAAATAAAGCTTCCGGATAATGTAGTTAACCTTAAAGATCTAGAGAATTATCTTGGAGAAGTAACAAAAAGCACCAACAAGCCCTTTGTTTTTAAGCTGACGGGTGTGGCTGATGAAGCTTCAATACACGTTGTAAACCTCCCTGAAGGCGCTGTTGTAAAAAATCCGGATGATGCGCACAAAGGGCAGGTAAGTTATAAACTGGATGATGAGCAGGTTATTGTTGTGGGTTTTTATTCGCGCAATCATCAGTCGGTATTCACCCATCACGACACCTATATGCATCTTCACCTTATAACAAAAGACAAGGCTAAAATGGGTCACGTTGATGAACTGAAATTTAAAAAAGGAGCAGTACAATTGTACCTGCCAAAATAA
- a CDS encoding nuclear transport factor 2 family protein — translation MFHQHDIIRLEERFINAMKASNVNELDALIDDRLIFTSHSGQLYTKQEDLNAHREGNVEIFDIAISEQHITEFGDVAVVSVRKEISGSFFGETLVGIFRFTRVWQKTSDGWKVISAHSTQILH, via the coding sequence ATGTTTCACCAGCACGATATTATCCGTCTTGAAGAGCGCTTCATCAATGCGATGAAAGCAAGCAATGTAAACGAGCTTGATGCCCTAATTGACGACCGCCTCATCTTTACCAGCCACAGCGGCCAGCTTTATACTAAGCAAGAAGACCTTAATGCGCACCGAGAGGGAAACGTTGAGATTTTTGACATTGCAATAAGCGAGCAACATATCACCGAATTTGGCGATGTGGCTGTAGTATCTGTGCGTAAGGAAATAAGCGGATCATTTTTCGGGGAAACGCTGGTGGGTATTTTCCGGTTTACAAGGGTGTGGCAAAAAACTTCAGATGGCTGGAAAGTAATTTCGGCACACTCAACACAAATACTGCACTAA
- a CDS encoding S41 family peptidase, whose translation MNKYIFAFISIFLLSVSTSAQLADTTRTYIDSSLTILRNHSLYSKKVNWNKIEKQIYAKAATAKNNTEIFDALKIAFNAVGDKHAAYYSYNDQYKIEDLELNARFTDSLRAALAKGPRVLNKMIGDVAYINIPFMGVQKQAQIDELANLVNNSIAALLKNNPKGWIIDLRLNAGGNIRPMLGGLAPFFKNGIVTYYIDRNGKAEEPSSFLDGDFYIDGIKQANINSKATTLAAAKVAVLIGPGTASSAEGVANVFHQRGNSKLFGEKSAGRANSTNGFVFNKNQSYFLISTSFLGDKNKKALPEYVMPDELVVQNNSFNDLAEDNAVKAAIKWLKK comes from the coding sequence ATGAATAAATACATTTTTGCATTTATATCTATCTTCTTACTGAGCGTAAGCACAAGTGCTCAGCTTGCAGACACCACACGCACATATATTGACAGCTCACTTACAATACTGCGTAATCATTCACTATACAGTAAAAAAGTAAACTGGAATAAAATTGAAAAACAAATTTATGCTAAGGCAGCTACAGCAAAAAATAACACAGAGATATTTGACGCACTTAAGATTGCATTTAATGCCGTAGGAGATAAACATGCGGCTTACTATTCTTATAACGACCAGTACAAAATTGAAGACCTAGAGTTAAATGCACGCTTTACAGATTCACTACGTGCTGCCCTTGCTAAAGGCCCCCGGGTACTTAATAAGATGATAGGTGATGTTGCTTACATAAACATACCCTTTATGGGTGTGCAAAAACAAGCACAAATAGATGAGCTTGCAAATTTAGTTAATAATTCAATTGCAGCACTTTTAAAAAACAATCCTAAAGGCTGGATAATAGACCTCCGCCTTAATGCAGGTGGTAACATACGCCCGATGCTGGGAGGGCTAGCGCCATTTTTCAAAAATGGTATTGTGACCTATTATATAGACCGTAATGGCAAGGCTGAAGAACCGTCATCATTTCTCGACGGAGATTTTTATATTGACGGTATTAAACAAGCTAACATCAATAGTAAGGCAACAACACTCGCAGCAGCTAAAGTAGCAGTGCTTATAGGCCCCGGTACTGCAAGTTCTGCGGAGGGTGTTGCTAATGTTTTCCATCAACGTGGTAATTCTAAACTTTTTGGGGAAAAATCTGCCGGAAGGGCTAACTCAACTAATGGGTTTGTTTTCAATAAAAATCAGTCCTACTTCCTGATATCCACCTCATTTCTGGGAGATAAGAATAAGAAAGCATTGCCGGAATATGTAATGCCCGATGAACTTGTGGTACAAAATAATTCTTTTAATGACCTCGCAGAAGATAACGCGGTTAAAGCGGCAATAAAATGGCTTAAAAAGTAA
- the rmuC gene encoding DNA recombination protein RmuC: MSDNIIILLAFIIALAIGVFIGKAIFAAKAASEKKVLEERNNSLLQQIEQQRQQTASEKLIAERHYQQQEEDRDNLRIAKEALALQLAKKETDFENLYERMREQREETEQLREKFTKEFENLANKILEEKSNKFTEQNRENMKNILSPLQEKIHMFEKKVEDTHKESIDYHAALRQQILGLRDMNEQMSRETLNLTKALKGDAKMQGNWGELVLERVLEKSGLEKGREYYVQQSHQTEEGSRIQPDVVINLPDGKKMIVDSKVSLVAYERFVNEEDELQKALHLKDHVSSIKRHIDQLSDKNYHDLYHIESPDFVLLFIPMEPAFACALNEDVSLYNKAFERNIVIVTPSTLLATLRTIDSMWSNQKQQENAYEIARQAGALYDKFEGFINDLTKVGNKMRDAQTEYQNAMGKLVDGRGNIITSIEKLKKMGAKAKKALPENILNRAMQMEEEDVAMDTDKLLNQ; encoded by the coding sequence ATGTCAGACAACATCATAATATTACTCGCCTTTATAATCGCTCTAGCCATTGGCGTCTTCATTGGCAAAGCAATTTTCGCAGCAAAAGCCGCTTCAGAGAAAAAAGTGCTCGAAGAACGCAACAACAGCCTGCTGCAGCAAATAGAGCAACAAAGGCAGCAAACCGCATCTGAAAAGCTTATTGCCGAGAGGCATTACCAGCAACAGGAAGAAGACCGCGATAACCTGCGTATTGCAAAAGAAGCGCTGGCTTTACAGTTGGCGAAGAAAGAAACTGATTTTGAAAACCTGTATGAGCGCATGCGGGAGCAGCGTGAAGAAACGGAACAGCTTCGGGAGAAATTCACTAAAGAATTTGAAAACCTGGCCAATAAGATACTTGAAGAAAAATCTAACAAGTTCACAGAGCAGAACCGTGAGAATATGAAGAACATACTTTCACCGCTTCAGGAGAAAATACACATGTTTGAGAAAAAGGTAGAAGATACCCACAAGGAAAGCATAGACTACCATGCTGCGCTGCGACAGCAGATACTCGGGCTTCGCGACATGAACGAACAGATGAGCCGTGAGACGCTAAACCTTACCAAAGCCCTAAAAGGCGATGCCAAAATGCAGGGCAATTGGGGTGAACTTGTACTGGAGCGCGTGTTAGAAAAGTCAGGGCTTGAGAAGGGCCGTGAATACTATGTGCAACAAAGCCACCAGACCGAAGAAGGAAGCCGAATTCAGCCGGACGTTGTGATAAACCTGCCCGATGGGAAGAAGATGATTGTGGACAGCAAAGTTTCGCTTGTAGCATACGAGCGCTTTGTAAATGAGGAAGATGAATTGCAAAAAGCGCTCCACCTTAAAGACCACGTATCCTCCATAAAACGCCATATAGACCAGCTTAGCGACAAGAACTACCACGACCTGTACCATATTGAAAGTCCTGATTTTGTATTGTTATTCATACCGATGGAACCTGCATTCGCCTGTGCCCTAAACGAAGATGTATCGCTGTACAATAAGGCTTTTGAGCGTAATATTGTTATTGTCACGCCAAGCACATTGCTTGCTACCCTGCGAACTATTGACAGTATGTGGAGCAACCAGAAACAGCAGGAAAATGCCTATGAGATTGCCCGCCAGGCCGGAGCACTGTATGACAAATTTGAAGGCTTTATTAACGACCTTACCAAGGTTGGCAATAAGATGCGCGATGCCCAGACAGAGTATCAAAACGCGATGGGCAAACTGGTTGACGGCCGCGGCAACATTATCACAAGCATTGAAAAATTGAAGAAGATGGGCGCTAAAGCAAAAAAAGCCCTGCCCGAAAATATACTGAACCGCGCTATGCAGATGGAAGAGGAAGATGTAGCGATGGATACTGATAAACTACTGAACCAGTAA
- a CDS encoding acyl-CoA thioesterase, with translation MEEKIYKKVSASKVTISELMLPSHTNFSGKIHGGYILMLMDQIAFASASKFSGMYCVTASVDTVDFLNPIEVGEIVTMKASVNYVGNSSMIVGIRVTSENIRTGMVKHCNSSYFTMVAKDDNGKNAMVPRLILSSLNEVRRFYNALKRINLKKEKNLHEETFDHTTGEALEGLKNHDIRLNL, from the coding sequence ATGGAAGAGAAAATTTATAAGAAAGTCAGCGCATCAAAAGTTACTATAAGTGAGCTTATGCTGCCCTCACACACCAACTTCAGCGGAAAGATACACGGCGGCTACATCTTAATGCTTATGGACCAGATAGCCTTTGCATCGGCATCAAAATTCTCGGGAATGTACTGCGTAACGGCATCGGTAGATACTGTTGATTTCCTAAACCCGATTGAAGTAGGCGAAATTGTAACTATGAAAGCTTCTGTAAACTATGTAGGCAACAGCAGCATGATTGTTGGCATTCGCGTAACATCTGAAAATATCCGTACAGGTATGGTGAAACATTGCAACTCATCTTACTTCACCATGGTGGCAAAAGATGATAATGGAAAGAATGCCATGGTGCCGCGTTTGATACTTTCATCATTAAATGAAGTGCGAAGATTTTACAATGCATTAAAGCGCATAAACCTTAAAAAAGAGAAAAACCTTCACGAAGAAACATTTGACCATACCACCGGGGAAGCGCTTGAAGGCCTGAAAAATCACGACATCAGGCTAAATTTATAA